One window from the genome of Spirosoma rhododendri encodes:
- a CDS encoding SDR family NAD(P)-dependent oxidoreductase — translation MPDFAGKIVFITGAGSGIGRATALAFAKAGAYVVVTDINEISGQETVAIIEQLGQEAQFLLCDVSLRGSIVGAIGQTIDLFGRLDIGINNAGIGGKYGRLLDQSPGDFEQIMAINVGGVFYGMQAQVQQMVKQGGGQIVNVSSIAGVRGMPFGAPYSASKHAVIGLTKTAALEYAKQNIRINAICPVYTHSSMVDELIQTAPGIEDRMRRMIPMGRLGQPEEIAQAILWLCADENSFVTGQAIQLDGGFTAG, via the coding sequence ATGCCAGATTTTGCAGGTAAGATTGTATTTATCACCGGGGCCGGTTCGGGTATCGGCCGGGCAACAGCACTAGCGTTTGCAAAGGCAGGTGCATATGTTGTGGTGACCGATATCAACGAAATAAGCGGTCAGGAAACCGTTGCAATAATTGAGCAGCTTGGCCAAGAAGCGCAATTCCTGCTGTGCGACGTAAGTTTACGAGGCTCTATCGTTGGCGCGATTGGTCAGACTATTGACCTTTTTGGTCGACTGGATATTGGCATCAATAACGCGGGCATAGGCGGTAAATACGGCCGGCTGCTCGATCAGTCACCGGGCGATTTCGAACAGATCATGGCGATCAACGTCGGCGGAGTATTCTACGGGATGCAGGCGCAGGTGCAGCAGATGGTGAAGCAGGGCGGTGGGCAGATCGTCAACGTGTCAAGCATTGCCGGGGTACGGGGTATGCCCTTCGGTGCGCCTTACAGTGCCTCGAAGCACGCGGTGATTGGCCTGACGAAAACGGCCGCGCTGGAATATGCCAAACAGAACATTCGTATCAACGCGATCTGTCCGGTATATACGCACTCGTCAATGGTCGATGAATTGATTCAGACCGCCCCCGGCATCGAAGACCGGATGCGCCGGATGATTCCGATGGGCCGACTGGGACAGCCGGAAGAAATTGCGCAGGCCATTCTTTGGCTGTGTGCCGACGAAAACTCGTTCGTAACGGGTCAGGCCATACAGCTTGATGGCGGCTTCACGGCTGGTTGA
- the ybeY gene encoding rRNA maturation RNase YbeY, with protein sequence MIRFFNEDVDYKLPQKQATRQWLKEQTTREGYRIGELNYIFCSDEYVLQVNRDYLQHDYYTDIITFDQREEDDKLEGDIYISVERVADNAQQLGITPELEMRRVLAHGLLHLCGYGDKSEAEAAAMRQHEENWINVFPA encoded by the coding sequence ATGATTCGCTTTTTCAACGAAGACGTCGACTATAAACTTCCTCAGAAACAAGCCACCCGCCAATGGCTTAAAGAGCAAACGACCCGGGAGGGCTACCGGATTGGCGAGCTGAATTACATCTTTTGCTCCGACGAGTACGTGTTGCAGGTCAACCGCGACTATTTGCAACACGATTATTACACAGACATTATCACGTTCGATCAGCGCGAGGAAGACGACAAGCTGGAGGGTGACATCTATATCAGCGTCGAACGGGTAGCTGACAACGCGCAGCAATTGGGTATCACGCCCGAACTGGAAATGCGTCGGGTATTGGCCCACGGTCTGCTTCATCTCTGTGGCTACGGTGATAAGTCAGAGGCCGAAGCAGCGGCCATGCGGCAACACGAAGAAAACTGGATAAACGTTTTTCCAGCCTAG
- the rplW gene encoding 50S ribosomal protein L23, which produces MNILKRPIVTEKMTDLNKQGKYAFEVDKKANKIEIGKAIEKMYSVNVTSVNTMRVYGKNRSKNINGRVVTGKTPTTKKAIVTVAEGEVIDIYADL; this is translated from the coding sequence ATGAACATACTGAAACGCCCGATCGTCACGGAGAAGATGACGGACCTGAACAAGCAGGGAAAGTATGCTTTTGAGGTCGACAAGAAAGCCAACAAAATCGAGATCGGTAAAGCGATCGAGAAAATGTATAGTGTAAATGTGACGTCGGTGAACACGATGCGGGTTTACGGTAAAAACCGCAGCAAGAACATCAACGGACGCGTTGTGACGGGTAAGACCCCAACCACCAAGAAAGCAATTGTTACGGTGGCAGAAGGCGAAGTAATCGACATTTACGCTGACCTGTAA
- the rplC gene encoding 50S ribosomal protein L3: MSGLIGKKIGMTSVYNADGQALACTVIETGPCVVTQVRSVEKDGYAAVQLGFGEKKEKHTNKPEMGHFKKAGTTPKRKLVEFKEFTQEFTLGDTLTAADVFGEGDFVDVVGTAKGRGFQGVVKRHGFGGVGGQTHGQHNRGRHPGSIGACSFPSRVFKGLRMAGRMGGNRVKVQNLRVLRVMSEQNLLVVSGSIPGAKNSFVIIEK, encoded by the coding sequence ATGTCTGGTTTAATTGGCAAGAAAATCGGGATGACCAGCGTGTACAATGCGGACGGGCAGGCTCTGGCATGTACAGTGATTGAAACGGGTCCCTGTGTCGTCACCCAGGTCCGTAGCGTCGAGAAAGACGGCTACGCGGCTGTGCAACTGGGTTTTGGCGAGAAGAAAGAAAAGCACACCAACAAGCCGGAGATGGGCCACTTCAAGAAAGCTGGTACCACGCCGAAGCGGAAACTCGTTGAATTCAAAGAATTCACGCAAGAGTTCACCCTTGGCGATACCCTAACGGCCGCTGACGTATTTGGTGAAGGCGACTTCGTCGATGTAGTCGGAACGGCGAAAGGTCGCGGTTTCCAGGGCGTTGTGAAACGTCACGGATTTGGTGGTGTTGGCGGTCAGACGCACGGTCAGCATAACCGGGGTCGCCACCCAGGTTCGATTGGTGCCTGCTCGTTCCCTTCACGCGTCTTCAAAGGGCTGCGTATGGCCGGCCGTATGGGCGGTAACCGTGTGAAAGTGCAAAACCTGCGCGTTCTGCGTGTCATGTCTGAGCAAAACCTGCTCGTTGTTAGTGGTTCGATTCCAGGAGCCAAAAATTCATTCGTTATCATCGAGAAATAG